A genomic segment from Spinacia oleracea cultivar Varoflay chromosome 3, BTI_SOV_V1, whole genome shotgun sequence encodes:
- the LOC130470075 gene encoding uncharacterized protein, giving the protein MDARMTKHYSRLMKLMTRFPGAPTPVETEPTDGYVASPFCEAIARVTVPHTLRLPTWTTLYDGTSDPYRHVNFYKQRMWQIGIPHDLVEPVMCKSFGGTLDGAALEWLTNVPPRSISCLSDLINAFYQQFASCRQLEKQTSDLYRTAIEAFKRGLIPNSELYQEITKYPCATFEEVRSRATAQMRIEDDEVIRTASQRSIGGSSDRRSYTPRNNNWRHQPYVRQNQVQSVNQYYDTNNVYRNERVEHPNISDYGFNVDIGGVVNALQNVGGTVRWPRKNDKPDSMKDMSKWCDFHRDNGHTTEECISLRKEVAYLLKQGHLKELLSDKGKETFSKEQTTLPGPTTSSERPDPPPFNKVINVISGGSDICGLTSSAAKKINRGESETIEEGKTEDEVALHRSLTAMAITFDDSDSVHTQREHHDGLVISLPIGNALIKRILVDNGSSANVLFLEALQEMGLEEKNIVRRSTVLVGFSGEALRTVGEISLPTYAEGVNMMTKFNVVDCPSAYNVILGRPWIHKMKAVPSTYHQSIKFPTKWGVMEIKGQQRDAKKCYETALKPSKSPI; this is encoded by the exons ATGGATGCACGCATGACGAAGCACTATTCCCGCCTGATGAAGTTGATGACCAGGTTCCCCGGGGCACCTACACCAGTGGAGACCGAGCCGACCGACGGGTATGTAGCGTCGCCGTTCTGCGAAGCGATCGCTAGAGTGACAGTTCCGCACACACTCCGGCTCCCAACCTGGACCACCCTGTACGACGGGACATCCGACCCCTATAGGCACGTCAACTTCTACAAGCAGCGTATGTGGCAGATCGGGATCCCGCACGACCTAGTGGAACCTGTTATGTGCAAATCATTCGGCGGCACCCTTGATGGAGCAGCTTTGGAATGGCTCACGAACGTCCCTCCCAGATCCATCTCCTGTTTGTCCGATCTCATCAACGCCTTCTACCAACAATTCGCCAGCTGTCGCCAGTTAGAAAAACAAACCAGTGATCTCTATCG GACTGCTATTGAGGCGTTCAAGAGAGGCCTCATCCCCAATTCGGAGCTATACCAGGAaataaccaaatacccctgtgCAACTTTCGAAGAGGTGCGATCAAGGGCCACCGCCCAGATGCGAATCGAAGACGACGAGGTTATCCGAACAGCATCTCAACGATCGATAGGGGGCAGCAGCGACAGAAGATCGTACACCCCAAGGAACAACAATTGGCGACACCAACCATATGTTCGGCAAAACCAGGTACAAAGTGTCAATCAGTATTATGATACTAACAATGTTTACAGGAACGAGCGGGTCGAACACCCTAACATCTCCGACTACGGCTTCAACGTCGACATTGGAGGTGTGGTGAACGCCCTTCAAAATGTAGGTGGAACAGTCAGATGGCCCCGGAAGAACGACAAACCGGACTCCATGAAGGACATGAGCAAATGGTGCGACTTCCACCGCGACAACGGACACACAACCGAGGAGTGCATCTCCCTCAGAAAGGAGGTCGCATACCTCCTGAAACAGGGGCATCTAAAGGAACTGTTGAGCGACAAGGGAAAAGAAACATTTTCCAAAGAGCAAACCACCCTGCCCGGCCCAACGACAAGCAGCGAGCGACCAGACCCACCACCATTCAATAAAGTGATAAATGTTATTTCCGGTGGTTCAGATATTTGTGGACTAACCtcttctgcagctaaaaaaattaatagGGGAGAATCTGAGACCATAGAAGAGGGAAAAACCGAAGACGAGGTCGCACTACACAGGTCCCTGACCGCAATGGCTATCACTTTCGACGATTCAGATTCTGTACATACACAGCGGGAGCACCACGACGGGTTGGTAATATCGCTCCCAATAGGGAACGCATTGATCAAAAGGATACTGGTCGACAACGGAAGCTCAGCCAACGTACTGTTCTTGGaagcactacaagaaatgggATTAGAAGAGAAAAACATTGTAAGGAGATCAACAGTCCTGGTAGGGTTCAGTGGAGAAGCACTACGGACGGTAGGAGAGATATCGCTGCCTACATACGCAGAAGGCGTCAACATGATGACCAAGTTCAACGTCGTCGATTGTCCATCAGCATACAACGTCATCCTAGGACgaccatggatccacaaaatgaagGCAGTGCCATCAACATATCACCAATCAATCAAGTTTCCAACCAAGTGGGGAgtcatggaaatcaaagggCAGCAAAGAGATGCGAAGAAATGTTACGAGACAGCACTGAAACCATCCAAGTCACccatctag